The following coding sequences are from one Salvia hispanica cultivar TCC Black 2014 chromosome 3, UniMelb_Shisp_WGS_1.0, whole genome shotgun sequence window:
- the LOC125209375 gene encoding uncharacterized protein LOC125209375, producing the protein MENPNGNNEEVPPPPPPPLNQDQIILQLQQQMEEMRREREEERRRDAPVRNAFGNVNIPMPPIDPRVNANNFELKTALIQFVEQRVFSGRPTEDPNMHLAKFLEIANTTKLNGVPEDTIKLRLFPFSLTGYARDWFDNLEPGSVISWDDLAKKFLERFFPLSSTLNLQAEISHFKMKSQESMFEAWERFNALLKKCPNHGLSPGHQVSLFYNGCSEFIKSQLDFGSGGSFLDKGVDECKKMLQRLAYTSKSWSSGRDGSMPVASVVDSDAFNLLNQQMMILNQKVDSISLGMAPNVEPQPTVEDVNYVHQGGNQGGNQRNFYNYHPNNGGGNYRPSFNTHPNLSYGNPNNAIQPSGVNNAPSTSKSSSDVTNELLKALMEKTDGIMEHSTKRIDKVETAVVEVATRMGALEHQMSQIAQTVGQLHQPGQFPSTTIPNPKDCKAIYLRSGTSYESPPMPEVEAKEVPEEEKEEEEIEVESPNMPSEGQPEAIIPPKPMEVKIPFPQVVHKKKLDEKFAKFLEIFKRVHLNIPLIEALQQMPGYLKFLKEIMSKKKKLVDYETVSLTENCSAIIQQKMPAKMKDPGSFNISCVIGNDRQTKALCDLGASINLMPLSFFRKLKFGVLKPTTITLQMADKSVKFPNGILENVLVRVNDFIFPVDFVVLDMKEDPNVPLILGRPFLATGKALIDVTKGELTLRHGNKTAILSMLDKMKRHEMEESKRVEEVPLEIEECKVIQVSKDIEVEKPLEEILVPNWFFELENETSLGEQKKEVPKWANGESHGVDLGENDKPIWWKKRLNKLYLAAKARTGPDEVIQVSLDH; encoded by the coding sequence ATGGAAAATCCAAATGGGAACAACGAGGAAGtaccacctccacctccacctccccttaatcaagaccaaatcatCCTCCAACTACAACAACAAATGGAGGAGATGAGAAGGGAAAGAGAGGAGGAAAGGAGAAGAGATGCACCGGTTAGAAATGCATTTGGGAACGTTAATATCCCAATGCCACCCATTGATCCAAGAGTGAATGCCAACAATTTTGAGTTGAAGACGGCATTGATCCAATTTGTGGAGCAACGTGTTTTCTCGGGAAGGCCCACGGAGGATCCTAATATGCACTTAGCCAAATTCTTGGAGATTGCCAACACTACCAAGCTTAATGGGGTTCCCGAAGATACAATCAAGCTTAGGCTATTCCCTTTCTCATTGACGGGATATGCTAGAGATTGGTTTGATAACCTTGAGCCGGGCTCGGTTATAAGTTGGGACGACTTAGCCAAAAAGTTCTTGGAGAGGTTCTTCCCTCTTAGCTCTACTCTCAACCTACAAGCGGAGATCTCCCATTTTAAAATGAAGAGCCAAGAGTCTATGTTTGAAGCATGGGAGAGATTTAACGCTTTGTTGAAGAAGTGTCCTAACCATGGGCTATCTCCGGGCCATCAAGTGAGCCTTTTCTATAATGGATGCTCGGAATTTATCAAAAGTCAACTAGACTTTGGTTCGGGGGGATCATTCTTGGACAAAGGGGTTGATGAGTGCAAGAAGATGCTTCAAAGGCTTGCATACACTAGCAAGAGTTGGAGCTCGGGTCGAGATGGCTCTATGCCGGTAGCTTCGGTTGTTGATTCGGATGCATTCAATCTCCTCAACCAACAAATGATGATTCTCAATCAAAAGGTGGATAGCATAAGTTTGGGGATGGCACCCAATGTAGAGCCTCAACCTACCGTAGAGGATGTTAATTATGTGCATCAAGGGGGAAACCAAGGAGGAAATCAAAGGAACTTCTACAATTATCACCCCAACAATGGGGGTGGTAATTATCGTCCATCCTTCAATACACATCCAAATCTTTCGTATGGAAATCCGAATAATGCTATTCAACCAAGTGGGGTTAACAATGCACCTAGCACTTCAAAGTCTTCAAGTGATGTTACCAATGAGCTTCTAAAAGCTTTGATGGAGAAGACCGATGGGATTATGGAACACTCTACCAAGAGAATTGATAAAGTTGAGACGGCGGTGGTAGAAGTTGCTACAAGAATGGGGGCCTTGGAGCACCAAATGAGTCAAATTGCTCAAACCGTGGGTCAACTTCATCAACCGGGGCAATTCCCAAGCACTACAATTCCAAATCCGAAAGATTGCAAGGCAATCTACTTGAGGAGTGGGACAAGTTATGAGAGTCCTCCTATGCCCGAAGTGGAAGCTAAGGAAGTACccgaagaagagaaagaagaagaggaaatagAGGTGGAGTCACCTAATATGCCATCCGAGGGTCAACCCGAGGCAATTATTCCTCCCAAGCCCATGGAAGTCAAAATTCCTTTTCCTCAAGTGGTGCACAAGAAGAAATTAGATGAGAAGTTTGCAAAGTTCCTTGAGATCTTCAAGAGGGTGCACCTCAATATACCTCTCATTGAGGCACTCCAACAAATGCCCGGCTATCTTAAATTCTTGAAGGAGATTAtgtcaaagaagaagaagttggtTGATTATGAAACCGTGAGCTTGACCGAGAATTGTAGTGCAATCATCCAACAAAAGATGCCGGCAAAGATGAAAGATCCGGGAAGCTTCAACATCTCTTGTGTGATCGGGAATGATAGGCAAACTAAGGCCTTGTGTGATTTGGGGGCAAGCATAAATCTTATGCCCTTAAGCTTCTTCCGGAAGTTAAAGTTTGGTGTTTTGAAGCCGACCACCATCACCCTTCAAATGGCGGATAAGTCCGTCAAGTTCCCCAATGGAATTCTTGAAAATGTCTTAGTAAGGGTGAATGATTTTATCTTCCCCGTGGACTTTGTAGTCTTGGACATGAAGGAGGATCCTAATGTTCCTCTCATTCTTGGAAGGCCATTCCTTGCAACCGGGAAAGCTTTAATTGATGTCACCAAGGGAGAACTCACCCTTAGGCATGGAAACAAGACGGCTATCCTCTCTATGTTAGACAAGATGAAACGCCATGAAATGGAAGAATCCAAGAGAGTAGAAGAGGTGCCTTTGGAAATTGAAGAGTGCAAGGTGATACAAGTGTCTAAGGATATTGAAGTTGAGAAGCCCTTGGAGGAGATCTTGGTCCCTAATTGGTTCTTTGAGCTTGAGAATGAAACAAGTTTGGGGGAGCAAAAGAAGGAGGTGCCAAAATGGGCAAATGGTGAATCTCATGGAGTTGACCTTGGAGAAAATGACAAGCCTATTTGGTGGAAAAAGCGGCTAAACAAGCTCTATTTGGCCGCAAAAGCTAGGACGGGCCCCGATGAGGTGATCCAAGTGAGCTTGGACCATTAA